The Methylomonas rhizoryzae genome includes the window GCGCATCAGGGTGTAAAGCCGGAAGCGATTCGTGAGCGGCGGCGGAAGTGGTGGAGAAACGGGCTAGCGAGCTTACCGGATCAGCCGCGCAGTGGTGCGCCGAGTAAACTGACGGACGCGAATCGCAATCAGCTCAAAGGCTGGATTGAGGCAGAACCATTGACCTGTCGGGCTCTGGTCAGTCGACTGACGGCGGAATGCGGCGTGACGATCAGTGCCGGTACGTTGCGAAACGAGTTGAAACGCATGGGCTATGTCTGGAAGCGCACGCGCTATAGTTTAAAAAAAAGCGAGATCCCGAACGCTTCGAACAAGCGAGACACGATATCGCAGAACTGATTAAGCAAGCGGAAGCCGGTGATATCGAATTGGCGTATGTGGATGAAGCCGGATTTGCGCCGCAACCACCGAATCGTTCGGCTTGGACGAAGCGCGGCGAAGTCCATGCCATTACCGCTAAGCGCGCGCAGCGCATAAATGTGATCGGCGCGCTGCTGTCATCGGGGCGGCTACTGTTGACCCAACTTTGGCAGAGCGTAAATGGTCTGTGGTTCTTTGGCTTTCTGATGGCGTTGATCGAACGCGTCAGCAAGCCGATGGTGGTGATTTTGGACAATGCCTCCATTCATACCGCCAAAAAGCTGAAACCTTATTGGGATTTATTGGAAGAGAAAGGCATGCGATTTTATTTTCTGCCTCCCTACAGTCCTGAATTGAACCGAATCGAATTGCTGTGGCATAAGATGAAATATGAATGGCTGCCTTTCAAAGCATATACGCCGGATGAACTGGAACAGGCCATTGAGGAAATTGGCCGTGGATTTGGCTCTAAATACACGCTAACTTTTTGCTAGGCGCTTAAGAGTATTAATTGGTAGATATACGGAAACTATCTAATTCCTTGTTAAGCGCGTATCAGATGGACAATTGGATCTTAGCTACTGTTATTTATCTGTCTGTGCTGGTTATTAGCTTTTACCCGGCATTGATGGCTATTCGTAAGAAAGTCGAGCTTGCCCCTCCAGGGGACGCTTTTCAAGAAAGCCCTCATTTTTCAGATGAGTCTAAACATGCGCTAATACAGCACTATTCTAGAATCAGAGGCACTTTAGGCTACTGGAAAAATAAGGCAGCAATGTATAAGTCCCTTCATTACTATATGTTGATTTGGACAATCCCTTCTGCAGTTTTGATTCCTACGCTTACCCCATTTGTGGCTGATGGCAATAACTCAAAGGTAACCGTTACTGTTATATCTGCTGTAACAGCAATACTCTTGGCATTTCATCGGGGGCTTAAAGTTGAAGATAATTTAAAGGCATATCGTCACGGTGAGTCAGAATTTTACGACCTATACAGGCGAATGCTTGATCGGCCAGAGTTATTTGGAGGTTCCGAGAAAGAACAAATCATAAATTATTTTGACGAAGTAGAACGTATTCGAAGGTTTGTCAGAAATGCCGAAACGGACAATCTTGCAACGCCTGACGAAGCAAGAAAGCAAATAGAGCAAATGAGAAAATCTAATGGCACTTAACAGGCTGTTGATTTTATCTCCCCTGTAACCCGCATTGGCTGGTTGAGTCAGATGTGTTGGTAAATCATA containing:
- a CDS encoding helix-turn-helix domain-containing protein, which gives rise to MRVKPIELSETEREQLQIIVKKGSDWRERERAQTILMLSDGQTVIAVAAHQGVKPEAIRERRRKWWRNGLASLPDQPRSGAPSKLTDANRNQLKGWIEAEPLTCRALVSRLTAECGVTISAGTLRNELKRMGYVWKRTRYSLKKSEIPNASNKRDTISQN
- a CDS encoding IS630 family transposase — its product is MKQAEAGDIELAYVDEAGFAPQPPNRSAWTKRGEVHAITAKRAQRINVIGALLSSGRLLLTQLWQSVNGLWFFGFLMALIERVSKPMVVILDNASIHTAKKLKPYWDLLEEKGMRFYFLPPYSPELNRIELLWHKMKYEWLPFKAYTPDELEQAIEEIGRGFGSKYTLTFC
- a CDS encoding DUF4231 domain-containing protein, with translation MDNWILATVIYLSVLVISFYPALMAIRKKVELAPPGDAFQESPHFSDESKHALIQHYSRIRGTLGYWKNKAAMYKSLHYYMLIWTIPSAVLIPTLTPFVADGNNSKVTVTVISAVTAILLAFHRGLKVEDNLKAYRHGESEFYDLYRRMLDRPELFGGSEKEQIINYFDEVERIRRFVRNAETDNLATPDEARKQIEQMRKSNGT